Proteins from one Prinia subflava isolate CZ2003 ecotype Zambia chromosome 4, Cam_Psub_1.2, whole genome shotgun sequence genomic window:
- the DDX47 gene encoding probable ATP-dependent RNA helicase DDX47, whose amino-acid sequence MAAGDQEGPAVEQEPAAEEPRNFKDLGVTDVLCEACDQLGWKVPTKIQIEAIPVALQGRDIIGLAETGSGKTGAFALPILQALLETPQRLFALVLTPTRELAFQISEQFEALGSSIGVQSTVIVGGIDTMSQSLALAKKPHVIIATPGRLVDHLENTKGFNLRALKFLVMDEADRILNMDFETEVDKILKVIPRDRKTFLFSATMTKKVQKLQRAALKNPVKCAVSSKYQTVEKLQQYYIFIPSKFKDSYLVYILNELAGNSFMIFCSTCNNTQRTALLLRNLGFTAIPLHGQMSQNKRLGALNKFKAKARSILLATDVASRGLDIPHVDVVINFDIPTHSKDYIHRVGRTARAGRSGKSITFVTQYDVELFQRIEHLIGKKLPAFPMQEEEVMMLTERVAEAQRFARMELREQGEKKRPRNDDDDTEEAIGVRNKVAGGKKKKRKTF is encoded by the exons ATGGCGGCAGGGGACCAGGAAGGGCCGGCGGTGGAGCAGGAGCCGGCGGCGGAGGAGCCACGGAACTTTAAGGACTTG GGAGTAACAGATGTCCTGTGTGAAGCTTGTGACCAGTTGGGATGGAAGGTGCCAACGAAGATCCAGATTGAGGCTATTCCAGTGGCTCTCCAAG GCAGAGACATCATTGGACTGGCAGAAACTGGCTCTGGAAAAACAGGAGCCTTTGCTTTGCCAATTCTTCAAGCTCTGCTGGAAACACCTCAGCGATTATTTGCTCTCGTCCTTACACCAACAAGGGAACTGGCCTTTCAAATCTCAGAGCAGTTCGAAGCTCTTGGCTCCTCCATTGGTGTTCAAAGTA CGGTTATTGTGGGTGGAATTGACACCATGTCTCAGTCTCTGGCCTTAGCCAAAAAACCACATGTTATAATTG CAACCCCTGGCCGTCTAGTTGATCATCTGGAGAACACAAAGGGCTTCAACTTACGAGCTCTGAAGTTCCTAGTGATGGATGAGGCTGACCGGATTCTTAACATGGATTTTGAGACAGAG GTGGATAAGATATTAAAAGTGATTCCTCGAGACAGGAAGACATTCCTGTTTTCTGCCACCATGACCAAGAAG GTTCAAAAACTCCAGCGTGCTGCTCTGAAGAATCCTGTTAAATGTGCCGTTTCTTCCAAGTATCAGACAGTTGAAAAACTACAGCAGTACTACATTTTCATCCCCTCCAAATTCAAG GACAGCTACCTGGTTTATATCCTGAATGAACTGGCTGGTAACTCTTTCATGATATTCTGTAGTACATGTAACAATACTCAGAGGACTGCTCTACTGCTCCGCAACCTGGGGTTCACTGCCATTCCCCTCCATGGGCAGATGAGTCAG AATAAACGGTTGGGCGCCCTAAACAAGTTCAAGGCAAAGGCACGTTCTATTCTCTTGGCTACTGATGTTGCAAGCAGAGGTCTGGATATCCCACATGTGGATGTGGTGATAAACTTCGATATTCCTACGCACTCTAAG GATTACATTCATCGTGTTGGGAGAACAGCTCGAGCTGGGAGATCTGGCAAATCTATCACCTTTGTTACACA GTATGATGTCGAGCTGTTCCAGCGCATTGAACACCTGATTGGCAAGAAGCTGCCAGCGTTCCCCATGCAAGAGGAAGAAGTTATGATGCTGACAGAGCGTGTGGCTGAGGCCCAGAGGTTTGCTCGAATG GAGCTGcgggagcagggagagaagaagCGACCTCggaatgatgatgatgacaCAGAAGAAGCTATTGGTGTCAGGAATAAGgtggcaggaggaaaaaagaagaaaaggaaaaccttcTAG
- the APOLD1 gene encoding apolipoprotein L domain-containing protein 1, translating to MERNSAAFLPTPDPTHHFHVALLDQRQRLHGHIAHLHKAARKLNKLRKRSLIANVSGSTLTAAGAATAILGLSLSPATLGASLLASAVGLGLATAGGAVSITSDLSLMLCNSREVRKVQEIAMTCRKQMREILGCLEFLRRGQSPGDPTLRQSEKRASISLYNSICFMVFCGSHSFLVPEYTKEVTKVSQAVLKAKIQKLADNLETCTRAMDEVCDLLESRTELSPCKRRLSSGAKITAEILRPSS from the coding sequence ATGGAGAGGAACAGTGCTGCCTTTCTGCCAACACCAGACCCCACACACCATTTCCATGTCGCCCTGTTGGATCAGAGACAGAGGCTGCATGGCCACATTGCTCACCTTCACAAGGCAGCTCGTAAACTCAACAAGCTCCGCAAAAGGTCCCTGATTGCCAATGTCAGCGGGAGCACCCTgacagctgcaggagcagctacAGCCATCCTagggctgtccctgagccccgCAACACTGGGAGCCTCTCTCCTGGCGTCAGCTGTGGGTCTGGGCCTGGCCACAGCTGGGGGGGCTGTCAGCATCACTTCCGACCTCTCCTTAATGCTCTGCAATTCCCGTGAGGTGAGGAAGGTGCAGGAAATTGCAATGACTTGTCGGAAACAGATGAGGGAAATACTTGGCTGCCTGGAGTTCCTTCGCCgggggcagagccctggtgaccCTACACTGCGCCAGTCAGAGAAGAGGGCATCCATCTCGCTCTACAACTCCATCTGCTTCATGGTCTTCTGTGGCTCCCACAGCTTCCTCGTGCCAGAATACACAAAGGAGGTCACTAAAGtaagccaggctgtgctgaaggCCAAAATCCAGAAGCTGGCTGACAATCTCGAGACCTGCACCAGGGCAATGGATGAAGTCTGTGATCTTCTTGAGTCAAGAACAGAGCTTTCCCCATGTAAGAGGAGACTCAGCTCGGGTGCTAAAATCACTGCTGAGATCCTGAGACCGTCCAGCTGA